A single Macrobrachium nipponense isolate FS-2020 chromosome 5, ASM1510439v2, whole genome shotgun sequence DNA region contains:
- the LOC135215151 gene encoding uncharacterized protein LOC135215151 gives MANEKVDDCQLCCENYDKTRRPRSLLCGHSYCTECLDKLLQNETCSCPICNASIKASSVSDFSINYALESAISELRDLEFAEMLKSLPKGRQSRLREMIGHHRTCSRELLDSAREMSGDLDNYIEFLLENKGRHAKLAVELEERSEWHNEIIQDIKKERTKVKEDREKVKDHIEKLEAALPQLDKVVDLTETTDAVSKATLIFGELADLVDKCKKDYPDPTIANAQKLLRSSDNLYEEEEEESYFFNVHGFPETFNIADRLAITVSEEYVYDSHPKKAPEEWKKKMKTGKVFASDCGENVRHARISVTEDQVYLHCLEDGRPPELSFEIQHIEVMTLVKKPKVVFLDIAWDNVPKGRVHIQLNAGSALAEHFLSLCTGKLGPTYVNRKLNDVVYPQTQTERIGSQVYGGSFIEGKVALEDKDFYGSVNSRYACEGIVWMEKDYSFYVLTGIGRDCTYNRVFGQVTQGLKILADSVKKILLNDVEVEIIDTGVVLDF, from the exons atGGCGAATGAGAAGGTTGACGACTGTCAGTTGTGCTGTGAAAATTACGACAAGACGAGGAGACCTCGCAGTTTACTGTGTGGCCACAGTTATTGCACAGAATGCCTGGACAAACTCTTGCAAAACGAAACCTGCTCCTGTCCAATATGCAACGCGAGCATCAAAGCATCAAGCGTATCGGACTTCTCAATCAATTATGCCTTGGAGAGTGCTATCTCAGAACTGAGGGATTTAGAATTCGCAGAAATGCTCAAGTCACTGCCCAAGGGAAGACAAAGCAGACTGCGAGAGATGATCGGTCACCACCGCACATGCTCTCGAGAACTGCTCGATTCTGCTAGAGAAATGAGCGGTGATCTAGATAACTATATTGAATTTTTGCTCGAGAACAAAGGACGACACGCGAAATTGGCTGTAGAACTAGAAGAAAGGAGTGAGTGGCACAACGAGATTATACAGgacataaagaaagagagaactaAGGTGAAGGAAGATAGAGAGAAAGTTAAAGACCATATTGAGAAACTGGAGGCAGCTTTACCTCAGCTGGACAAAGTCGTTGACCTCACCGAGACCACCGATGCGGTGTCCAAAGCTACCCTCATTTTTGGGGAACTCGCCGACCTTGTAGACAAGTGCAAAAAGGACTATCCTGATCCCACGATTGCTAATGCACAAAAG TTATTGAGGTCATCTGACAATCTgtacgaggaggaggaagaagaatcaTATTTCTTTAACGTACATGGTTTCCCGGAAACATTCAACATTGCAGATAGGCTCGCTATAACTGTATCAGAGGAATATGTCTAT GATAGTCACCCGAAAAAAGCGCCCGAAGagtggaagaagaagatgaagactgGGAAAGTTTTCGCCAGCGACTGTGGGGAAAACGTGAGACATGCCAGGATTTCGGTGACAGAGGACCAAGTGTACTTGCACTGCTTGGAAGATGGGAGACCCCCTGAGCTAAGCTTTGAAATCCAG CACATTGAAGTCATGACCCTCGTGAAGAAGCCTAAAGTCGTCTTTTTAGACATAGCCTGGGACAATGTCCCGAAGGGACGCGTTCACATCCAGTTAAACGCAGGAAGCGCCCTTGCAGAACACTTCCTGTCCCTCTGCACTGGGAAACTGGGACCGACGTACGTGAACAGGAAGTTAAATGATGTCGTTTACCCCCAAACCCAAACAGAAAGGATAGGAAGCCAGGTCTACGGAGGCAGCTTCATTGAAGGGAAGGTCGCCCTCGAGGACAAGGATTTCTACGGGAGCGTAAACAGCCGCTACGCCTGCGAGGGAATCGTCTGGATGGAGAAGGACTACTCATTCTACGTGTTGACTGGCATAGGAAGGGACTGCACGTACAACAGAGTCTTCGGCCAGGTGACTCAAGGTCTCAAGATCCTGGCTGATTCTGTTAAGAAAATCCTACTGAACGACGTTGAAGTGGAGATTATTGACACTGGAGTGGTcctcgacttctaa